One segment of Tardibacter chloracetimidivorans DNA contains the following:
- a CDS encoding DUF721 domain-containing protein, with translation MKDSEGFGRRGERGGEAMAIGDLLRTVAAPAMRRMGFGRSELVARWPEIVGPALAQHTTPMTLRYPPGSRARGVLDIATDRAQAAAVRAEIPELIARINERFGYPAVAHVKICVRR, from the coding sequence ATGAAGGACAGCGAAGGATTCGGACGGCGCGGCGAACGCGGAGGGGAGGCGATGGCGATCGGCGACCTCCTGCGCACCGTTGCAGCGCCTGCCATGCGCCGCATGGGGTTCGGCCGCTCGGAATTGGTCGCACGCTGGCCGGAAATCGTCGGTCCAGCACTCGCGCAACATACGACCCCGATGACGCTGCGCTATCCTCCCGGCAGTCGCGCGCGCGGAGTTCTCGATATAGCGACCGATCGTGCGCAAGCGGCCGCCGTGCGTGCGGAAATCCCCGAACTGATCGCCCGTATCAATGAACGGTTCGGATATCCGGCGGTCGCGCACGTCAAAATCTGCGTCCGCCGTTGA
- a CDS encoding DUF3768 domain-containing protein: MKNFAEMTPEQLAAYRERVAVLNDQMRAKLDSPAPNIVVMTQGILALVDSDSATAIARQIELMAIVANYSAFSEDNNPHGERDFGDFEWLGTRCYWKIDYYDRQTEWGSPDPADPAVTCRVLTILRADEY; this comes from the coding sequence ATGAAAAACTTTGCAGAAATGACTCCCGAACAGCTTGCGGCCTATCGTGAGCGTGTTGCGGTGCTCAACGATCAGATGCGCGCGAAGCTGGACAGTCCCGCGCCCAATATCGTGGTGATGACGCAAGGCATTCTTGCGCTGGTCGATAGCGACTCCGCGACCGCCATTGCGCGGCAGATCGAGCTTATGGCCATCGTCGCCAACTACTCGGCTTTCAGCGAGGACAACAACCCGCACGGCGAACGCGATTTCGGCGATTTCGAGTGGCTGGGAACCCGCTGCTATTGGAAGATCGATTATTACGACCGCCAGACGGAATGGGGATCGCCCGACCCGGCAGACCCCGCCGTCACCTGTCGCGTCCTGACCATCCTGCGCGCCGACGAATACTGA
- a CDS encoding ParA family protein, producing the protein MSASSASSPCRIFSADRGSVGAEIVLPRNIISGCCGAVGETMAKKDGKAGIRPMQTIVINNRKGGVGKTMLATHLAWFLAEDGARVLFIDLDAQGNGSRTLAAAGRGGRSSDLFDPDAKFELSGAPGLTVLESDETLDIVQLQDVQQMVEAFNAFPALFDYCVIDTPPTWGALNFAALTVADHLVAPIEMKDYALDGVEQLLKTIQAAEQSGRGGRKINFLGLLPSRFNSHSPREKENVAEIVRTIGTSMVFNGLLAQRDGYEEAVSQGVPVWTLKKRAAVVAGQEMRFVLSQIRDRMDGLPAKEIV; encoded by the coding sequence TTGTCGGCATCATCGGCTTCTTCGCCTTGTCGTATTTTTTCGGCAGATCGAGGCAGCGTCGGCGCGGAGATCGTGCTGCCGAGGAATATTATCAGCGGATGTTGCGGGGCGGTTGGCGAGACGATGGCTAAGAAAGACGGAAAAGCCGGCATCCGGCCGATGCAGACGATCGTAATCAACAACCGCAAGGGCGGCGTCGGCAAGACCATGCTAGCGACGCATCTTGCATGGTTCTTGGCCGAGGATGGCGCGCGCGTCCTGTTCATCGATCTTGACGCTCAGGGCAATGGGTCTCGCACACTTGCGGCCGCGGGTAGGGGAGGGCGATCGTCGGACCTGTTCGACCCAGACGCCAAGTTCGAATTGTCGGGCGCTCCTGGTCTGACCGTGCTCGAATCAGATGAAACGCTCGATATTGTCCAGCTCCAAGACGTTCAACAAATGGTGGAGGCGTTCAATGCTTTCCCCGCGCTGTTCGATTATTGCGTTATCGACACTCCGCCAACTTGGGGGGCGCTGAATTTCGCTGCGTTGACTGTTGCGGATCATCTGGTCGCCCCGATCGAGATGAAAGATTACGCGCTTGATGGCGTCGAACAGCTCCTGAAAACTATTCAGGCGGCCGAGCAAAGCGGCAGGGGAGGGCGTAAGATTAATTTTCTTGGGCTGCTGCCGTCCCGGTTCAACAGCCATAGCCCGCGCGAAAAGGAAAATGTCGCGGAGATCGTGCGGACAATCGGGACGAGCATGGTGTTCAACGGCCTGCTGGCGCAGCGCGACGGCTATGAAGAAGCCGTTTCGCAGGGTGTGCCGGTCTGGACCCTCAAAAAACGTGCGGCGGTCGTCGCCGGGCAGGAAATGCGCTTCGTGCTGTCCCAGATCCGCGACCGTATGGATGGCCTTCCGGCC
- a CDS encoding DUF4942 domain-containing protein yields MSFELMNRVQIDEITGGRDLAIARWLDAFDSFHRLSDEAAGLSIGGALSLTAPSGDRYNDTGLTRAFLAKTDHEAYDRETHSTIKTSARDHFAAKMTAAVDRRCWRHLLETLGFDQLLDRQAREEFYSGLEGVPPTFTTENCAATFGHIWENRRDIYLRGIANTFAALDRRFRSHEGFKIGSRLIIERALSDSGRWWSDYNRRDTLRDVERVFRELDGLGPCPESMSITEQVISGRDYTPFVIHGDYFRVRVFGNGNLHLWFERKDLLKEVNKLLAEYYGEVIGDGYNSTEAPDAPEFHLTPAKDFGAFMSSDEVAWRVMECAMIGKGLTVLEPSAGTGVLAKAAHKAGALVDCIEIQPGLAHELRVLHGFEDVRQADFLTLPPSPSYDRIIMNPPFDRGRDCDHVRHAFEFLKPGGILVAVMSARAEFREDKRHRALHDIVARCRPACGWRKWHDLPAGSFAHAGTNINTVILAIRKPD; encoded by the coding sequence ATGTCTTTTGAATTGATGAACCGTGTCCAGATCGACGAGATCACCGGAGGCCGGGATTTGGCCATCGCGCGTTGGCTGGACGCCTTCGACAGCTTCCACCGCCTGAGCGACGAGGCCGCCGGGTTGAGCATTGGCGGGGCGCTCTCGCTAACCGCGCCGTCAGGCGACCGCTACAACGATACCGGCCTGACGCGCGCTTTCCTCGCAAAAACCGACCATGAAGCATACGACCGGGAAACGCACAGCACGATCAAGACGAGCGCGCGCGACCATTTCGCCGCGAAGATGACGGCGGCGGTTGATCGGCGCTGCTGGCGGCATCTGCTGGAAACGCTGGGTTTCGACCAGCTTCTTGACCGGCAGGCGCGCGAGGAATTTTATTCCGGCCTTGAGGGGGTGCCACCCACCTTCACGACCGAGAATTGCGCGGCGACATTCGGTCATATCTGGGAAAACCGGCGCGATATCTACCTGCGCGGAATCGCCAACACCTTTGCGGCGCTGGACCGGCGTTTCCGCTCGCATGAGGGTTTCAAGATCGGGAGCCGTCTCATCATCGAGCGCGCGCTAAGCGATAGCGGGCGGTGGTGGAGCGACTATAACCGGCGCGATACGTTGCGGGACGTGGAGCGGGTTTTCCGCGAACTGGACGGGCTAGGCCCCTGCCCCGAAAGCATGAGCATAACCGAGCAGGTGATTTCCGGGCGCGATTATACGCCGTTCGTCATTCACGGCGATTATTTTCGCGTGCGCGTTTTCGGCAACGGCAATCTGCACCTGTGGTTCGAGCGCAAGGACTTGCTTAAGGAGGTGAACAAGTTGCTGGCCGAATATTATGGCGAGGTGATCGGGGACGGCTACAACAGCACCGAGGCCCCTGACGCACCGGAGTTTCATTTGACGCCTGCCAAGGACTTCGGGGCGTTTATGTCCTCCGATGAAGTCGCTTGGCGCGTGATGGAATGCGCGATGATCGGCAAGGGACTGACCGTGCTTGAACCGAGCGCCGGGACCGGCGTGCTCGCCAAGGCGGCGCACAAGGCCGGGGCGCTGGTGGATTGCATCGAGATACAGCCCGGATTGGCGCATGAATTACGGGTGCTGCACGGTTTTGAGGACGTGCGGCAGGCGGATTTCCTGACCCTCCCCCCCTCGCCTTCCTATGATCGCATCATCATGAACCCGCCTTTCGACAGGGGCCGCGATTGCGATCATGTCCGCCATGCCTTCGAGTTTCTGAAACCGGGAGGCATCCTTGTTGCCGTGATGAGCGCCCGCGCCGAATTTCGGGAGGACAAGCGGCACCGGGCCTTGCATGATATCGTGGCGCGTTGCCGCCCCGCCTGTGGCTGGCGGAAATGGCATGACCTGCCCGCCGGATCGTTCGCCCATGCGGGGACCAACATCAACACGGTCATTCTGGCGATCAGGAAGCCGGATTGA